In Amaranthus tricolor cultivar Red isolate AtriRed21 chromosome 5, ASM2621246v1, whole genome shotgun sequence, a genomic segment contains:
- the LOC130813071 gene encoding uncharacterized protein LOC130813071 isoform X2 — MALLNVNPIHHLDCCFIKNNQKNPFKHLLLPMQNRGLAWKLLVVEAKFRKRGNSRTENAKIRNRRLRKKYNGTPTKPRLSVFCSDRQLYAMLVDDMNKKCLFYGSTLQKSVRSDPEMNTAEAAQVVGEELVKAAMDLSIHEISSYDRNGCVGGERVKAFEIALSHHGFLPR, encoded by the exons ATGGCTCTTTTAAATGTCAACCCAATACATCATTTGGATTGTTGCTTTATCAAGAACAATCAAAAGAATCCATTCAAACATCTCTTGCTTCCAATGCAAAATCGAG GACTTGCGTGGAAGTTATTGGTCGTAGAAGCAAAATTTAGGAAAAGGGGAAATTCGCGGACTGAAAATGCCAAAATCCGAAACAGAAGACTGCGTAAAAAG TATAATGGTACACCAACCAAACCCAGACTATCAGTATTCTGCTCAGACAGACAGTTGTATGCAATGCTTGTTGATGACATGAACAAAAAGTGTTTATTTTATGGAAGTACATTGCAGAAATCTGTTCGAAGTGATCCTGAAATGAACACAGCG GAGGCAGCACAAGTAGTGGGTGAAGAACTGGTTAAGGCAGCAATGGACCTGAGCATTCATGAAATATCATCGTATGATCGCAATGGTTGTGTTGGGGGCGAAAGAGTGAAAGCATTCGAAATTGCCCTCTCTCACCATGGTTTCTTGCCCAGATAG